One window of Candidatus Mycobacterium wuenschmannii genomic DNA carries:
- a CDS encoding mycofactocin-coupled SDR family oxidoreductase produces the protein MSKTLQGRVAFITGAARGQGRAHAIRLAREGADIIASDICAPVSDSITYPAATPDDLAETVRAVEAEGRKIIARQVDTRDNAALRQLVADAVESFGRLDILIANAGVLSWGRVWELTDEQWDSVISVNLTGTFQTVRAVVPAMIEAGNGGAIVVVSSSAGVKATPGNGHYAASKHGLTGLTNTLAIELGEYNIRVNSIHPYSVETPMIEPELMMQIFGKHPHFIHSFGPMPLQPSGFMGADEVSDVVAWLVSDGSGTLTGAQIPVDKGVLKY, from the coding sequence GTGTCCAAAACACTTCAGGGGCGGGTCGCGTTCATCACCGGTGCGGCGCGCGGCCAGGGTCGCGCGCACGCGATCCGGTTGGCCCGCGAGGGCGCGGACATCATCGCCTCGGACATCTGCGCGCCGGTGTCCGACAGCATCACCTACCCCGCGGCGACTCCCGACGATCTGGCCGAGACGGTCCGGGCGGTGGAGGCCGAAGGGCGCAAGATCATCGCCCGCCAGGTCGACACCCGCGACAACGCCGCGTTGCGCCAGCTGGTCGCCGACGCCGTCGAATCGTTCGGCCGCCTCGACATCCTGATCGCCAACGCCGGTGTGCTCAGCTGGGGACGGGTCTGGGAGCTCACCGACGAGCAGTGGGACAGCGTCATCAGCGTCAACCTCACCGGCACCTTCCAGACCGTGCGTGCGGTGGTGCCGGCGATGATCGAGGCCGGCAACGGTGGGGCCATCGTCGTGGTCAGCTCGTCGGCCGGGGTCAAGGCAACTCCGGGCAACGGGCACTACGCCGCGTCCAAGCACGGGCTCACCGGGCTGACCAACACGCTGGCAATCGAGTTGGGCGAATACAACATCCGGGTCAACTCCATCCACCCCTACTCGGTGGAGACGCCGATGATCGAGCCCGAGCTGATGATGCAGATCTTCGGCAAACACCCGCACTTCATCCACAGCTTCGGGCCAATGCCGTTGCAGCCCAGTGGTTTCATGGGCGCCGACGAAGTATCCGATGTGGTGGCATGGTTGGTCAGCGACGGCTCCGGCACGCTGACCGGCGCGCAGATTCCGGTCGACAAGGGTGTGCTGAAGTACTAA
- the ddaH gene encoding dimethylargininase — protein MTIFAESETVVRHDTVERQASLRHYVMTPPRHFAVDYAINPWMDTTVPVDAAVAVEQWQQLRDLYLQLGHSVDMVDPVPGLPDMVYSANGGLIIDGTALVARFKHVQRQQESVAYGAWLQSRGFTPVYAQHVNEGQGDLLPVGDIILAGHGFRTSLRAHSEVAGIFDRRVVSLELVDPRFYHLDTALTVLDDTTIAFYPPAFSYVSRAHLETLFPDAIAVDSADAYAFGLNAVSDGRRVVLPAAATGFAAQLTDAGFEPIGVELPELLKGGGSVKCCTLEVYS, from the coding sequence ATGACTATCTTCGCGGAGTCCGAGACCGTTGTCCGCCACGACACCGTCGAACGCCAGGCCAGCTTGCGGCACTACGTGATGACGCCGCCGCGGCATTTCGCGGTCGACTACGCGATAAATCCCTGGATGGACACCACCGTGCCGGTCGACGCGGCGGTCGCCGTCGAGCAGTGGCAGCAGCTGCGCGATCTCTACCTGCAGCTGGGACACAGCGTCGACATGGTCGACCCTGTCCCCGGCCTTCCCGACATGGTGTATTCCGCCAACGGCGGGTTGATCATCGACGGCACCGCGCTGGTAGCGCGTTTCAAACACGTTCAGCGTCAACAGGAGTCGGTCGCGTACGGGGCATGGCTGCAGTCGCGGGGTTTCACGCCCGTCTATGCGCAGCACGTGAACGAGGGGCAGGGCGACCTGCTTCCGGTCGGGGACATCATCCTGGCCGGCCACGGCTTTCGCACCAGCCTGCGGGCGCACAGCGAGGTGGCCGGCATCTTCGACCGGCGGGTGGTCAGCCTCGAGTTGGTGGATCCGCGCTTCTACCACCTCGACACCGCGCTGACCGTGCTCGACGACACGACGATCGCGTTCTACCCGCCGGCGTTCTCCTACGTCTCGCGCGCGCACCTCGAGACGCTGTTTCCCGACGCGATCGCGGTGGACAGCGCCGACGCCTACGCGTTCGGCCTCAACGCCGTGTCCGATGGCCGCCGGGTCGTACTGCCTGCCGCGGCGACCGGCTTTGCCGCGCAGTTGACCGATGCCGGCTTCGAGCCGATCGGTGTCGAGTTGCCCGAATTGCTCAAGGGCGGTGGATCGGTGAAATGCTGCACGCTTGAGGTGTATTCGTGA
- a CDS encoding Lrp/AsnC family transcriptional regulator: MDRLDGIDEQILAELAQHARATFAEIGERVRLSAPAVKRRVDRMLDSGVIRGFTTVIDRNAVGWNTEAYVQVFCHGRISPDQLRRAWVDIPEVVSAATVTGTADALLRVLARDMQHLEDALERIRTSADIERSESIVVLSNLIDRSRAQG; this comes from the coding sequence GTGGACCGGTTGGACGGCATCGACGAGCAGATTCTGGCCGAACTCGCGCAGCATGCCCGTGCCACGTTCGCCGAGATCGGTGAGCGGGTGCGGCTCTCGGCCCCGGCGGTCAAACGGCGGGTCGACCGGATGCTCGACAGCGGGGTGATCCGTGGGTTCACCACCGTCATCGACCGCAACGCCGTCGGGTGGAACACCGAGGCGTATGTGCAAGTCTTCTGCCACGGGCGGATATCGCCGGATCAGCTGCGGCGAGCATGGGTCGACATTCCCGAAGTCGTCAGCGCCGCAACGGTAACCGGCACCGCCGACGCGCTCTTGCGGGTCCTGGCCCGCGACATGCAACATCTGGAGGATGCCCTGGAGCGAATCCGCACCAGCGCCGACATCGAGCGAAGCGAAAGCATTGTCGTGCTGTCGAACCTGATCGACCGCTCACGCGCGCAGGGGTGA
- the rocD gene encoding ornithine--oxo-acid transaminase: MLDIGHGALTESAIGIDERYTAHNYSPLPVVAASAEGCWITDVEGRSYLDCLAAYSAVNFGHRNPEITAAAHAQLDVVTLVSRAFHTEALGPFCAALATLCGKDMVLPMNSGAEAVESALKVARKWGVEVRGVPADLANVVVADNNFHGRTISIVSFSSDPAARAGFGPFTPGFRSVPFGDSAALADAIDENTVAVLLEPIQGEAGVIVPPEHYLPVVREICSARGVLMIVDEIQSGLARTGRTFACDHWDVVPDVYLLGKALGGGVVPLSAVVADRDVLGVLHPGEHGSTFGGNPFAAAIGRTVVSILARGEFQERATRLGERLHWRLRKLVGHGVLAVRGRGLWAGVDIDPALGTGKQVSLRLAERGVLVKDTHGSTIRMAPPLVISMSEIDWAVDRLAETLAG, encoded by the coding sequence CTGCTGGACATCGGCCATGGGGCGCTCACTGAGTCGGCGATCGGGATCGACGAGCGTTACACCGCCCACAACTACTCGCCGCTGCCGGTGGTGGCCGCCAGTGCCGAGGGTTGCTGGATCACCGATGTCGAGGGGCGCAGCTACCTGGATTGCCTGGCCGCATACTCGGCGGTCAACTTCGGGCACCGCAATCCGGAGATCACCGCCGCCGCACACGCGCAACTGGACGTCGTCACACTGGTCAGCCGCGCCTTTCACACCGAGGCCCTCGGCCCGTTCTGCGCGGCGTTGGCGACGTTGTGCGGCAAGGACATGGTGCTGCCGATGAACAGCGGCGCCGAGGCGGTCGAGAGCGCGCTCAAGGTGGCGCGCAAGTGGGGTGTCGAGGTCAGGGGCGTGCCCGCCGACCTCGCCAATGTCGTGGTTGCCGACAACAACTTTCACGGCCGGACGATCAGCATCGTCAGCTTCTCCTCAGACCCGGCGGCACGCGCGGGCTTCGGGCCTTTCACCCCGGGCTTTCGATCGGTCCCGTTCGGGGACAGCGCCGCACTGGCTGACGCGATCGACGAGAACACCGTCGCCGTACTGCTGGAACCGATTCAGGGTGAGGCCGGGGTGATCGTGCCACCGGAGCACTACCTGCCCGTAGTCCGCGAAATATGCTCAGCCCGAGGCGTTCTCATGATCGTCGACGAGATCCAGTCGGGCCTGGCCCGCACCGGCCGCACGTTCGCGTGCGACCACTGGGATGTCGTACCGGATGTCTACCTGCTGGGCAAGGCGCTGGGCGGCGGGGTGGTCCCACTGTCCGCCGTGGTGGCCGACCGCGACGTCCTGGGGGTGTTGCATCCCGGCGAGCATGGCTCGACGTTCGGCGGCAACCCGTTCGCCGCGGCGATCGGCCGGACCGTGGTGTCGATACTGGCTCGCGGCGAATTCCAGGAGCGCGCAACCCGACTGGGCGAACGGCTGCATTGGCGCCTGCGGAAGCTGGTCGGTCACGGCGTGCTCGCGGTGCGCGGACGCGGGCTGTGGGCGGGCGTCGACATCGATCCGGCGCTGGGCACCGGCAAGCAGGTCAGCCTACGCCTGGCCGAGCGCGGCGTCCTGGTCAAGGACACCCACGGGTCGACGATCCGGATGGCACCGCCGCTGGTGATCAGCATGAGCGAAATCGACTGGGCTGTCGATCGATTGGCCGAGACGCTGGCGGGTTAG
- a CDS encoding NAD(P)/FAD-dependent oxidoreductase: MTTSSGDNGILIVGGGLAATRTAEQLRRANFEGAITIVSDEVHLPYDRPPLSKEVLRSEVDDVTLKPREFYDEQNITLRLGSAATGIDIDAQTVSLDDGSTLSYDELVIATGLVPRRIPAFPDLEGIRVLRTFDESLALRKHASEAHRAVVIGAGFIGCEVAASLRGLGVEVVLVEPQPAPLASVLGAQIGGLVARLHRDEGVDVRTDVGVADVRGDKHVETVELTDGTEVNADLVVVGIGSRPATDWLEGSGIHVDNGVICDAAGRTSAPNVWALGDVASWRDPRGHQVRVEHWSNVADQARAVVPAMLGQDAPTNVVVPYFWSDQYDVKIQCLGEPVATDIVHVVEDDGRKFLAYYERDGAVAGVVGGGMPGKVMKSRAKIAGAVPISEVLEPKA, encoded by the coding sequence ATGACCACTAGCTCTGGCGACAACGGAATTCTGATCGTCGGCGGGGGACTCGCCGCGACCCGGACCGCCGAGCAGTTGCGCCGGGCGAACTTCGAGGGTGCGATCACCATCGTCAGCGACGAGGTCCACCTGCCGTACGACCGCCCGCCGCTGTCCAAGGAGGTGCTGCGCAGCGAGGTCGATGACGTCACGCTCAAGCCCCGGGAGTTCTACGACGAGCAGAACATCACTCTGCGACTCGGATCCGCGGCCACCGGAATCGACATCGATGCGCAGACGGTGTCACTCGACGACGGTTCGACGCTGAGCTACGACGAGCTGGTGATCGCGACAGGCCTGGTGCCACGGCGCATTCCGGCGTTTCCGGACCTCGAGGGCATCCGGGTGCTGCGCACGTTCGACGAGAGCCTGGCGCTACGCAAGCATGCCTCGGAGGCGCACCGTGCGGTGGTGATCGGGGCCGGCTTCATCGGGTGTGAGGTGGCGGCGAGCCTGCGCGGCCTCGGCGTCGAGGTGGTGCTGGTGGAGCCGCAACCAGCGCCCCTGGCCTCGGTACTCGGTGCGCAGATCGGCGGCCTGGTGGCCCGGTTGCACCGCGACGAGGGCGTCGACGTGCGCACCGACGTCGGGGTGGCCGACGTGCGCGGCGACAAGCACGTCGAGACCGTGGAGTTGACCGACGGCACCGAGGTGAACGCCGACCTTGTCGTGGTGGGCATCGGCTCGCGGCCGGCGACCGACTGGCTGGAGGGCAGCGGCATCCATGTCGACAACGGCGTCATCTGTGACGCCGCGGGCCGGACCAGCGCGCCCAACGTGTGGGCGCTGGGCGACGTCGCGTCCTGGCGTGACCCGCGGGGACACCAAGTGCGCGTGGAACATTGGAGCAACGTCGCCGACCAGGCACGCGCCGTGGTGCCCGCTATGCTCGGCCAGGACGCCCCGACCAACGTCGTCGTCCCGTATTTCTGGAGCGACCAGTACGACGTCAAGATCCAGTGCCTGGGTGAACCGGTCGCCACCGACATCGTGCATGTCGTCGAGGACGACGGTCGCAAATTTCTCGCCTACTACGAGCGCGACGGCGCGGTGGCCGGTGTCGTCGGCGGCGGCATGCCCGGCAAGGTGATGAAGTCGCGCGCCAAAATCGCTGGGGCCGTGCCGATTTCCGAGGTCCTGGAGCCCAAGGCCTAG
- the tuf gene encoding elongation factor Tu: protein MAKAKFERTKPHVNIGTIGHVDHGKTTLTAAITKVLHDKYPALNESRAFDQIDNAPEERQRGITINISHVEYQTDKRHYAHVDAPGHADYIKNMITGAAQMDGAILVVAATDGPMPQTREHVLLARQVGVPYILVALNKADMVDDEELLELVELEVRELLAAQEFDEDAPVIKVSALKALEGDEKWVKSVEDLMDAVDESIPDPVRDTEMPFLMPVEDVFTITGRGTVVTGRVERGVINVNEEVEIVGIKPASTKTTVTGVEMFRKLLDQGQAGDNVGLLLRGIKREDVERGQVVTKPGTTTPHTDFEGNVYILSKDEGGRHTPFFNNYRPQFYFRTTDVTGVVTLPEGTEMVMPGDNTEISVKLIQPVAMDDGLRFAIREGGRTVGAGRVTKIIK from the coding sequence GTGGCGAAGGCGAAGTTCGAGCGGACGAAGCCGCACGTCAACATCGGGACCATCGGTCACGTTGACCACGGCAAGACGACGCTAACCGCGGCTATCACCAAGGTTCTGCATGACAAGTACCCGGCACTCAACGAGTCGCGTGCGTTCGACCAGATCGACAACGCGCCCGAAGAGCGTCAGCGCGGTATCACGATCAACATCTCCCACGTGGAGTACCAGACCGACAAGCGTCACTACGCGCACGTCGACGCCCCGGGTCACGCCGACTACATCAAGAACATGATCACCGGTGCCGCCCAGATGGACGGCGCGATCCTGGTGGTCGCCGCCACCGACGGCCCGATGCCGCAGACCCGCGAGCACGTGCTGCTGGCCCGTCAGGTCGGCGTGCCCTACATCCTGGTCGCGCTGAACAAGGCCGACATGGTCGACGACGAGGAGCTGCTGGAGCTCGTCGAGCTCGAGGTCCGCGAACTGCTGGCCGCCCAGGAGTTCGACGAGGACGCCCCGGTCATCAAGGTGTCGGCGCTGAAGGCACTCGAGGGTGACGAGAAGTGGGTCAAGTCCGTCGAGGACCTGATGGACGCCGTCGACGAGTCGATCCCGGACCCGGTCCGCGACACCGAGATGCCGTTCCTGATGCCCGTCGAGGACGTGTTCACCATCACCGGCCGTGGCACCGTGGTGACCGGCCGTGTCGAGCGTGGCGTGATCAACGTCAACGAAGAGGTCGAGATCGTCGGCATCAAGCCGGCCAGCACCAAGACCACGGTCACCGGTGTGGAAATGTTCCGCAAGCTGCTGGACCAGGGCCAGGCCGGTGACAACGTCGGTCTGCTGCTGCGTGGTATCAAGCGTGAGGACGTCGAGCGCGGTCAGGTTGTGACCAAGCCCGGCACCACTACCCCGCACACCGACTTCGAGGGCAACGTCTACATCCTGTCCAAGGACGAGGGTGGCCGGCACACGCCGTTCTTCAACAACTACCGTCCGCAGTTCTACTTCCGCACCACCGACGTGACCGGTGTGGTGACGCTGCCTGAGGGCACCGAGATGGTGATGCCCGGTGACAACACCGAGATCTCCGTCAAGCTGATCCAGCCCGTCGCCATGGACGACGGTCTGCGGTTCGCGATCCGTGAAGGTGGCCGTACCGTCGGCGCCGGCCGGGTCACCAAGATCATCAAGTAA
- the fusA gene encoding elongation factor G has translation MAQKDVLTDLTKVRNIGIMAHIDAGKTTTTERILYYTGISYKIGEVHDGAATMDWMEQEQERGITITSAATTCFWNDNQINIIDTPGHVDFTVEVERSLRVLDGAVAVFDGKEGVEPQSEQVWRQADKYDVPRICFVNKMDKIGADFYFSVKTMEDRLGANVIPIQLPVGSEGDFEGIVDLVEMNAKVWRGETKLGETYETIDIPAELQEKADEYRGKLLEAVAETDEALLEKYLGGEELSIDEIKGALRKLTISSEAYLVLCGSAFKNKGVQPMLDAVIDYLPSPLDVPPAEGHVPGKEEELITRNPSTDEPFSALAFKVATHPFFGKLTYVRVYSGKVDSGSQVINATKGKKERLGKLFQMHSNKENPVETASAGHIYAVIGLKDTTTGDTLSDPNDQIVLESMTFPDPVIEVAIEPKTKSDQEKLSLSIQKLAEEDPTFKVHLDQETGQTVIGGMGELHLDILVDRMRREFKVEANVGKPQVAYKETIKRPAQNVEFTHKKQTGGSGQFAKVIITLEPFTGEDGATYEFENKVTGGRIPREYIPSVDAGAQDAMQYGVLAGYPLVNVKVILLDGAYHDVDSSEMAFKIAGSQVLKKAAQQAQPVILEPIMAVEVTTPEDYMGDVIGDLNSRRGQIQAMEERSGARVVKAHVPLSEMFGYVGDLRSKTQGRANYSMVFDSYAEVPANVSKEIIAKATGE, from the coding sequence GTGGCACAGAAGGACGTGCTGACCGACCTGACCAAGGTCCGCAACATCGGAATCATGGCGCACATCGACGCCGGCAAGACGACGACGACCGAGCGCATCCTCTACTACACCGGTATCAGCTACAAGATCGGTGAAGTCCACGACGGCGCCGCCACCATGGACTGGATGGAGCAGGAGCAGGAGCGCGGGATCACTATCACCTCCGCGGCGACGACCTGCTTCTGGAACGACAACCAGATCAACATCATCGACACCCCCGGCCACGTCGACTTCACCGTCGAGGTGGAGCGCAGCCTGCGCGTGCTCGACGGTGCCGTTGCCGTGTTCGACGGCAAGGAAGGTGTCGAGCCGCAGTCCGAGCAGGTCTGGCGGCAGGCCGACAAGTACGACGTCCCGCGCATCTGCTTCGTCAACAAGATGGACAAGATCGGCGCCGACTTCTACTTCTCGGTAAAGACGATGGAAGACCGCCTCGGCGCCAACGTCATCCCGATCCAGCTGCCTGTCGGCTCGGAGGGTGACTTCGAGGGCATCGTCGACCTGGTCGAGATGAACGCCAAGGTCTGGCGCGGCGAGACGAAGCTCGGTGAGACCTACGAGACGATCGACATCCCCGCCGAACTGCAGGAGAAGGCCGACGAGTACCGCGGCAAGCTGCTCGAGGCGGTCGCCGAGACCGACGAGGCGCTGCTGGAGAAGTACCTCGGCGGCGAGGAACTGTCGATCGACGAGATCAAGGGTGCGCTGCGCAAGCTCACCATCAGCTCCGAGGCCTACCTCGTGCTGTGCGGTAGCGCGTTCAAGAACAAGGGTGTGCAGCCGATGCTGGACGCCGTGATCGACTACCTGCCGTCGCCGCTGGACGTTCCGCCTGCCGAAGGCCACGTTCCCGGCAAGGAAGAGGAGCTGATCACCCGCAACCCGTCGACCGACGAGCCGTTCTCGGCGCTGGCGTTCAAGGTTGCGACGCACCCGTTCTTCGGCAAGCTGACCTACGTCCGGGTGTACTCCGGCAAGGTCGACTCCGGCAGCCAGGTCATCAACGCCACCAAGGGCAAGAAGGAGCGGCTGGGCAAGCTGTTCCAGATGCACTCCAACAAGGAGAACCCGGTGGAGACGGCGTCGGCCGGCCACATCTACGCCGTGATCGGTCTCAAGGACACCACCACCGGTGACACCCTGAGCGACCCGAACGACCAGATCGTGCTGGAGTCGATGACCTTCCCCGACCCGGTCATCGAGGTCGCCATCGAGCCCAAGACCAAGAGCGACCAGGAGAAGCTGAGCCTCTCCATCCAGAAGCTCGCCGAAGAGGACCCGACCTTCAAGGTCCACCTGGACCAGGAGACCGGCCAGACCGTCATCGGCGGTATGGGCGAGCTCCACCTGGACATCCTGGTCGACCGGATGCGTCGCGAGTTCAAGGTCGAGGCCAACGTCGGTAAACCGCAGGTGGCCTACAAGGAGACCATCAAGCGGCCGGCGCAAAACGTCGAGTTCACCCACAAGAAGCAGACCGGTGGCTCGGGCCAGTTCGCGAAGGTCATCATCACCCTCGAGCCGTTCACCGGCGAGGACGGTGCGACCTACGAGTTCGAGAACAAGGTCACCGGTGGCCGCATCCCCCGGGAGTACATCCCGTCGGTGGACGCCGGCGCCCAGGACGCCATGCAGTACGGCGTGCTGGCGGGCTACCCGCTGGTGAACGTGAAGGTCATACTGCTCGACGGCGCCTACCACGACGTCGACTCGTCTGAGATGGCGTTCAAGATCGCCGGTTCGCAGGTGCTGAAAAAGGCTGCACAGCAAGCACAGCCGGTCATCCTGGAGCCCATCATGGCCGTCGAGGTCACCACACCCGAGGACTACATGGGTGACGTGATCGGCGACCTGAACTCCCGCCGTGGCCAGATCCAGGCCATGGAGGAACGCAGCGGCGCCCGTGTGGTCAAAGCCCACGTGCCGCTGTCGGAGATGTTCGGCTACGTCGGCGACCTGCGGTCGAAGACTCAGGGCCGGGCGAACTACTCCATGGTCTTCGACTCCTACGCCGAAGTTCCGGCGAACGTGTCGAAGGAGATCATCGCGAAGGCGACGGGCGAGTGA
- a CDS encoding SHOCT domain-containing protein, whose amino-acid sequence MLARYLKAQLIVLVCGGLVGPIFLITYFALPNLLGSFGSEADSIVEQSTSWLLWVGLFITITDVLVALWLANRGAQSSAKMAALQQTGVLATAQIQGLAETGMRINDHPVVKLDLRITGPGVDFTDQKRVTVDFAKQAIVTSRKLVALVDPTTREYEIDWQASALIAGVVPAQITVSEDNKTYDLSGQAGPLMEILQIYKANNLPFGGTVDIRNYPAVRQQVVAVVRRAGEAQQQQPASSVGGGVSERLAELEKLHASGALSDAEYTAARQKILADL is encoded by the coding sequence ATGCTTGCGCGTTACCTCAAAGCCCAACTCATCGTCCTGGTTTGCGGTGGGCTGGTGGGCCCGATCTTCCTGATCACCTATTTCGCGCTGCCCAACCTGCTGGGCTCGTTCGGCAGCGAGGCGGATTCGATCGTCGAGCAGAGCACGTCGTGGCTGCTGTGGGTCGGTCTGTTCATCACGATCACCGACGTGTTGGTCGCGCTCTGGCTGGCCAACCGCGGCGCGCAGTCGTCGGCGAAAATGGCCGCGCTGCAGCAGACCGGCGTGCTGGCCACGGCGCAGATCCAGGGTCTGGCGGAGACCGGGATGCGCATCAACGACCACCCGGTGGTCAAGCTGGACCTGCGCATCACCGGTCCCGGTGTCGACTTCACCGATCAGAAGCGGGTGACGGTCGATTTCGCCAAGCAGGCGATCGTCACGTCGCGCAAGCTCGTGGCGCTGGTCGACCCGACCACCCGTGAGTACGAGATCGATTGGCAGGCAAGCGCGTTGATCGCGGGCGTGGTGCCCGCGCAGATCACCGTCAGCGAGGACAACAAGACCTACGACCTGAGCGGTCAGGCGGGCCCGCTGATGGAGATCCTGCAGATCTACAAGGCCAACAACCTGCCGTTCGGCGGCACCGTCGACATTCGCAACTACCCGGCGGTGCGCCAGCAGGTCGTCGCGGTGGTCCGCCGCGCCGGCGAGGCACAGCAGCAGCAACCGGCCTCGTCGGTCGGTGGGGGCGTGTCGGAACGCCTCGCCGAACTGGAGAAACTGCACGCCAGCGGCGCACTCTCCGATGCCGAGTACACCGCGGCGCGGCAGAAGATTCTTGCCGATCTCTGA